The following are encoded together in the Cytophagia bacterium CHB2 genome:
- a CDS encoding TonB-dependent receptor: MKTLLAKKIWTALFLLISTSAFAQGILRGVVSDSATAERLPGANVFLVGTALGSATNLEGAYRIDRIPEGSYTLRVSYIGYRMRDLPVTVQANTSTVIDVKLSAEILQGAEIIVTGQAVGQAAAINQQRTSSTIINVVSEEKIRELPDANAAESIGRLPGVSLLRSGGEANKVILRGLEDKFTTITIDGVKIPATDAT; this comes from the coding sequence ATGAAAACATTGCTTGCCAAGAAAATCTGGACCGCGCTGTTTCTCCTGATTTCGACTTCGGCCTTCGCGCAAGGCATTTTGCGCGGCGTGGTGAGCGATTCTGCCACGGCCGAGAGGCTGCCGGGCGCCAACGTCTTTCTGGTGGGAACGGCTTTGGGCAGCGCCACAAACTTGGAAGGCGCTTATCGCATCGATCGCATTCCGGAAGGCTCATACACCCTCAGAGTATCTTACATCGGCTATCGCATGCGCGATCTTCCGGTGACGGTACAAGCCAATACTTCCACCGTGATCGACGTCAAATTATCCGCGGAGATTCTGCAAGGCGCAGAAATCATCGTTACCGGTCAGGCCGTCGGCCAGGCAGCAGCCATTAATCAACAACGCACCTCCAGCACGATTATCAATGTCGTTTCCGAAGAAAAGATCCGGGAATTGCCCGACGCCAACGCCGCTGAATCCATTGGCCGATTGCCCGGCGTTTCCTTGTTGCGATCGGGCGGCGAGGCCAACAAAGTCATTCTGCGCGGCCTGGAAGACAAATTTACCACCATCACGATCGACGGCGTGAAAATTCCGGCAACCGATGCCACC
- a CDS encoding response regulator, which yields MKTFKTLIVDDEWLIRLELKRLLSDYPNINVVGEAANLTEAVLAFHEKKPDLIFLDIQMPGGSGFDFLEQVKGDFKIVFVTAFTHHITRAKKYKAVDYLLKPISKDRLARAIQELLNPVRSRE from the coding sequence ATGAAGACATTCAAAACGCTCATCGTCGATGATGAGTGGCTTATTCGTTTAGAGTTGAAGCGCTTATTGAGCGACTACCCCAACATCAATGTTGTGGGAGAAGCCGCAAACCTGACGGAGGCCGTCCTAGCCTTTCACGAAAAGAAACCCGATCTCATTTTCTTGGATATTCAAATGCCCGGAGGCTCGGGCTTTGATTTTTTGGAACAAGTCAAAGGCGACTTTAAGATTGTTTTTGTAACCGCTTTCACTCACCACATCACACGCGCGAAAAAATACAAAGCGGTTGACTATTTATTGAAACCGATCAGCAAGGATAGACTCGCCCGCGCCATACAGGAATTATTGAATCCTGTTCGCAGCCGCGAGTAA